A stretch of Henckelia pumila isolate YLH828 chromosome 4, ASM3356847v2, whole genome shotgun sequence DNA encodes these proteins:
- the LOC140867111 gene encoding uncharacterized protein — MATAEVESIPVPVSEPAPTEEAPAIHVTTPVEEPAAPEKDVADEPAAAEEEEVPTEKSADETAVPVVAEPASEGAAAVVPEEVPAEVPAVVEPAAVEETQVAEVEKPAEETADEPAAVEETQDEATIEPAVEAEPEVEAVEVPAEKTEE; from the exons ATGGCTACAGCTGAG GTGGAGTCTATCCCGGTCCCAGTGTCAGAGCCTGCTCCAACGGAGGAAGCACCAGCAATCCATGTAACAACACCAGTGGAGGAACCAGCTGCTCCTGAGAAAGACGTGGCAGATGAGCCAGCAGcagcagaagaagaagaagttccGACAGAAAAGTCTGCAGATGAGACAGCTGTTCCAGTGGTGGCAGAGCCCGCTAGTGAAGGAGCTGCTGCGGTGGTGCCCGAAGAAGTTCCAGCCGAAGTGCCAGCGGTGGTGGAGCCGGCTGCCGTCGAGGAGACTCAAGTAGCCGAAGTTGAAAAGCCTGCGGAGGAAACAGCTGATGAGCCGGCTGCTGTTGAGGAGACTCAAGATGAAGCCACCATCGAGCCAGCCGTTGAGGCTGAGCCAGAGGTCGAAGCAGTTGAGGTTCCAGCTGAGAAAACTGAAGAGTGA
- the LOC140859954 gene encoding E3 ubiquitin-protein ligase UPL5 codes for MSSSLSKRKLDDYADNVVFFVNPTRMRKDQAVLPSSSDSAHSSRTRSYPDGSTRLQFFVRMLSDRTLVLQAQCTDTIKTIHEKIQSITGLPIIEQRLIYRGKQLQWEQTLAECEVQKDASLNLVGRMRSTEHPQAWQLINDVVSLIFFLYKNNPAAPVLSIPRPKTVKSMLLEFLTMTPQPDSEQASGHLQIFTASSAPAALVMLYMSRHKPNKDAAEDAIRQFISSSKNVLPKHTYHQCVPIILDFCRLLSLAAGTDDPLYVLCRGSLAAIAECIEIGENKGLIGLRDLFPFVSELAAKLLRDLALGMESNSFVGPSLSDVRDFAAIVAPVSNEIIRHDGYCGPIKVPLCVELHNFPVCYAKEIALLHGIFVDLLREMDKCLSKVEEHVNLVMKQDIETLFFGWCQYLAILKELNCISKVFFGCLEEFWEIMKHRKSALQYLIVKFAKRSDDHKWILECKEVTNFEARRHLAMMMLPDVKDEYEEMHEMLIDRMHLLSESFAYIANADAESLRAGLFMEFKNEEATGPGVLREWFFLVCQAIFNPQNALFLACPSDRRRFFPNPASKMDPLHLKYFRFSGRVIALALMHKVQVGIVFDRVLFLLLAGCCISLEDIRDADPYLYSSCKKILEMDAEAVDQDALGLTFVHEIEELGSMKIVELCPGGKSLVVDSKNRERYVDSLIQHRFVVAISEQVSHFAQGFADMMSCRQLQRSFFSCLEPEDLDRMLYGSESAISVDDWKANTDYHGFKETDFQISWFWKIVGRMSAEQKKVLLFFWTSIKYLPIEGFSGLASRLYIYKTSESVDRLPSSHTCFYRLCFPAYPSMTMMRDRLHIITQEHVGCSFGTW; via the exons ATGTCGTCGTCTCTATCTAAGCGCAAGCTTGACGATTATGCAGACAACGTCGTTTTCTTCGTAAACCCTACAAGGATGAGAAAGGACCAGGCCGTCCTCCCCTCGTCCTCCGATTCCGCCCACTCCTCCCGCACCCGATCATACCCCGACGGCTCCACCCGCCTCCAGTTCTTTGTCCGTATGCTTTCCGACCGAACCCTAGTGCTCCAGGCGCAGTGCACCGACACCATCAAGACGATTCATGAGAAAATCCAGTCGATCACCGGTTTGCCCATCATCGAACAGCGACTGATTTACCGTGGCAAGCAGTTGCAGTGGGAACAGACTTTAGCCGAATGCGAGGTACAAAAAGATGCGAGTTTGAATTTGGTTGGACGGATGCGGAGCACCGAGCACCCCCAGGCCTGGCAGCTGATCAACGATGTCgtttctttgattttctttctttacaAGAACAATCCTGCCGCACCTGTTCTTTCGATACCTCGCCCAAAAACTGTGAAATCGATGCTCCTGGAATTTTTGACTATGACGCCGCAACCGGACTCCGAGCAAGCCTCGGGGCACCTGCAGATTTTTACTGCGTCCTCTGCTCCAGCTGCGTTGGTGATGCTCTATATGTCTAGGCATAAACCTAATAAAGATGCTGCGGAAGATGCCATCAGACAGTTTATTAGTTCCAGTAAGAATGTTTTGCCTAAGCATACATATCATCAATGCGTGCCCATAATTTTGGACTTCTGTAGGTTGTTGAGTTTGGCCGCTGGAACTGATGATCCATTGTATGTATTATGTCGAGGTAGTTTGGCAGCCATCGCGGAATGCATCGAAATAGGAGAAAACAAGGGATTGATTGGTCTCCGTGACCTATTCCCTTTCGTTAGTGAGTTAGCCGCCAAGCTGTTGCGTGATTTGGCTTTGGGTATGGAATCAAACTCATTTGTGGGGCCGTCTTTGAGTGACGTGAGGGATTTCGCAGCAATTGTGGCTCCTGTGAGCAATGAGATCATTAGGCATGATGGCTACTGTGGCCCGATTAAAGTTCCCTTGTGCGTGGAACTCCACAATTTCCCAGTTTGTTATGCTAAGGAGATTGCTCTTTTGCATGGGATTTTTGTTGACTTGCTGAGGGAAATGGATAAGTGCTTGAGTAAAGTTGAGGAGCATGTGAACTTGGTGATGAAACAGGACATTGAGACTCTTTTCTTTGGATGGTGCCAATACCTAGCTATTCTGAAGGAGCTTAATTGTATTTCTAAAGTTTTCTTTGGCTGCTTAGAGGAGTTTTGGGAGATCATGAAGCATAGGAAGAGTGCCTTGCAATATCTCATTGTTAAGTTTGCCAAGAGAAGTGACGATCATAAGTGGATTCTTGAGTGTAAGGAGGTGACCAATTTCGAGGCAAGGCGGCATTTAGCAATGATGATGCTTCCTGATGTGAAGGATGAATACGAGGAGATGCATGAGATGCTCATTGACCGAATGCATTTGCTGTCAGAATCATTCGCGTACATTGCAAATGCCGATGCAGAATCTTTACGTGCTGGCTTATTCATGGAGTTTAAGAATGAGGAGGCAACAGGTCCTGGTGTACTGcgagagtggtttttcttggtaTGCCAAGCGATATTCAACCCTCAAAATGCTCTCTTTTTGGCTTGCCCCAGCGATCGTCGAAGGTTCTTTCCAAATCCAG CATCTAAGATGGATCCTTTGCACCTCAAATATTTTCGCTTCTCTGGCAGGGTAATTGCCTTAGCCTTGATGCACAAAGTACAAGTTGGCATAGTATTTGATCGTGTATTATTTTTGCTATTGGCTGGATGTTGTATTTCATTGGAAGATATTCGAGATGCAGATCCCTATTTATATAGTAGCTGCAAGAAAATTTTGGAGATGGATGCTGAGGCTGTCGATCAGGATGCTTTGGGTCTAACCTTTGTTCATGAAATAGAGGAACTGGGATCAATGAAGATTGTTGAACTGTGCCCTGGTGGAAAAAGCTTGGTTGTGGATAGTAAAAACAGGGAACGTTATGTCGACTCTCTAATTCAACATCGCTTTGTTGTAGCTATTTCTGAACAGGTCTCCCATTTTGCTCAAGGTTTTGCTGATATGATGAGTTGTCGACAGCTCCAGAGATCCTTTTTCTCCTGCTTGGAACCGGAAGATCTTGACAGGATGCTGTATGGCAGTGAAAGTGCAATTTCTGTAGATGATTGGAAAGCAAATACAGATTATCACGGTTTCAAAGAAACGGATTTTCAGATTTCCTGGTTTTGGAAG ATTGTTGGTCGTATGTCTGCAGAGCAGAAAAAGGTTCTCCTCTTCTTCTGGACCTCTATAAAGTATCTACCAATTGAAGGTTTCAGTGGTTTGGCTTCAAGACTTTACATCTATAAGACATCTGAGTCGGTTGATCGGCTGCCTTCCTCGCACACATGCTTTTACCGGTTATGTTTCCCTGCTTACCCTTCAATGACCATGATGCGCGATCGTCTTCATATTATTACTCAAGAGCACGTAGGTTGCAGCTTTGGAACTTGGTGA
- the LOC140865405 gene encoding tonoplast dicarboxylate transporter codes for MKKGGGGTEYSDDRRIPLLPLQDPVRRTRSFSAVKSILTLSNFFILLGPLLCGVVCLGVRLNGGAGDGNSSWNMLAVLVWIFAWWLTEAVPMPITSMSPLFLFPLFGISSSDDVARSYMDDVIALVLGSFILALAVEHYNIHRRLALNITLLFCGDPLNPSLLLLGICATTAFVSMWMHNVAAAVMMMPVATGILQRLPPRDSMPTLEQIHVSKFCKAVVLGVIYSAAVGGMSTLTGTGVNLILVGMWKSYFPEAKPISFSTWFFFGFPLALVIFIALWTILCLLYCKRGSGEALSAYLDRAHLKRELDLLGPMAFAEKMILAVFSMLIVLWMTRNITDDTPGWGSIFDGRVGDGTASVLMATLLFIIPNKKQPGEKLMDWNKCKEIPWNIILLLGAGFAIADGVRTSGLADVLSAMLGFLEEVPYWAIAPAVSLVSGTITEFTSNNATATLVIPLLIQIAKTMRLHPLLLMVPGAIGAQFAFLLPTGTPSNIVGFTTGHIEIKDMLTTGIPLKISGILALSVLMPTLGALVFGTDQHVPN; via the exons ATGAAAAAGGGCGGCGGCGGCACGGAATATTCAGATGATCGAAGAATTCCACTTCTTCCGCTTCAGGATCCGGTTCGCAGGACACGGAGCTTCAGCGCAGTGAAATCCATTCTCACGCTCAGCAATTTCTTCATTCTGCTTGGCCCTTTGCTCTGCGGCGTCGTTTGCCTCGGCGTCAGGTTAAATGGCGGCGCCGGAGACGGGAACAGCAGCTGGAATATGCTGGCCGTGCTTGTTTGGATCTTCGCATGGTGGCTGACTGAGGCGGTGCCAATGCCGATAACCTCCATGTCCCCGCTCTTCCTCTTCCCCCTGTTCGGAATCTCCTCCTCGGACGACGTGGCGCGCTCTTACATGGATGACGTCATCGCTCTGGTTCTCGGGAGCTTCATACTCGCGCTGGCTGTTGAGCATTACAACATTCACCGAAGATTGGCTCTCAAC ATAACTCTGCTATTCTGCGGTGATCCATTGAACCCATCTCTCCTCCTCCTCGGAATATGCGCCACGACAGCCTTCGTCAGCATGTGGATGCACAACGTGGCGGCGGCGGTCATGATGATGCCTGTGGCAACCGGGATTTTACAAAGGTTGCCGCCGCGGGATTCCATGCCAACCCTTGAACAGATTCATGTGTCCAAATTCTGCAAGGCGGTGGTTTTGGGAGTGATATACTCGGCGGCTGTCGGAGGGATGAGCACCCTCACCGGAACAGGCGTGAACCTGATATTGGTCGGAATGTGGAAAAGCTATTTCCCTGAAGCCAAGCCTATCAGCTTCAGCACCTGGTTCTTCTTTGGTTTCCCCCTCGCCTTGGTAATTTTCATTGCTTTGTGGACTATACTCTGCTTGTTGTATTGCAAAAGAGGCTCGGGCGAAGCACTGTCTGCTTATTTGGACAGAGCCCATTTGAAGAGAGAGCTTGATTTGCTAG GTCCAATGGCTTTTGCTGAAAAGATGATTCTAGCTGTTTTTTCG ATGTTAATAGTGTTGTGGATGACAAGGAACATAACCGATGATACTCCTGGATGGGGATCTATTTTCGATGGCCGTGTTGGTGATGGAACTGCTAGT GTCTTGATGGCAACCTTATTATTCATAATTCCAAACAAGAAGCAGCCAGGGGAGAAGCTAATGGACTGGAACAAATGCAAGGAAATTCCCTGGAACATCATATTACTACTAGGAGCCGGGTTCGCCATTGCTGACGGGGTGCGTACCAGCGGTCTGGCGGACGTTTTATCGGCCATGCTGGGGTTCTTGGAGGAGGTGCCATACTGGGCGATCGCCCCTGCGGTGTCACTGGTCAGCGGCACCATCACGGAGTTTACTTCGAACAATGCCACCGCAACTCTTGTTATCCCACTTCTGATTCAAATAGCCAAAACCATGCGTTTGCATCCGTTGCTACTCATGGTTCCGGGCGCTATCGGTGCACAATTTGCGTTCTTGCTCCCGACGGGAACACCTTCTAACATCGTGGGGTTCACGACCGGACATATTGAAATCAAGGACATGCTAACCACTGGGATTCCGCTGAAAATTTCTGGGATTCTTGCGTTGTCTGTTTTAATGCCTACACTTG GTGCTCTTGTTTTCGGGACAGATCAACACGTACCAAATTAA
- the LOC140894329 gene encoding cysteine proteinase inhibitor 1-like, whose amino-acid sequence MAPKTHLFRLIICSIVLVSASLELSDDGWHIIHNPNDPKLAPTVKFAVAEHNKQANKHLELVTVLKAESQVVEGMEYRFTLSAKDGGGAVGHYVAVVWEKAWEHFRKLISFERL is encoded by the coding sequence ATGGCGCCGAAAACCCACCTGTTTCGTCTCATAATCTGCTCGATCGTGTTGGTTTCAGCTTCACTTGAACTGTCCGACGACGGTTGGCACATAATCCATAACCCAAACGACCCGAAGCTGGCGCCTACCGTGAAATTTGCGGTGGCTGAGCACAACAAGCAGGCCAATAAACACTTGGAGCTTGTAACGGTGTTAAAAGCAGAAAGTCAGGTGGTTGAGGGTATGGAATACAGGTTTACTCTTTCGGCCAAGGACGGCGGTGGCGCGGTGGGCCACTACGTGGCGGTTGTTTGGGAGAAGGCTTGGGAACATTTCAGGAAGCTCATTTCGTTCGAAAGACTTtag
- the LOC140861031 gene encoding putative MO25-like protein At5g47540, whose amino-acid sequence MKSLFKSKPKTPADLVRQTRDLLISLDLGGAEGKESKRDEKMMELTKLIRELKQVLYGNSESEPVAEACAQLTSEFFRENTLRLLIICLPKLNLEARKDATQVVANLQRQQVQSRLIACDYLEKNLDLLDILIKGYENTDLSLHYGAMLRECIRHQSVARYVLESEGMKNFFDYIQLPNFDIASDAAATFKELLTRHKSTVAEFLAKNYDWFFAEYNSKLLESSNYITRRQAIKLLGDMLLDRSNSAVMTRYVCSRDNLRILMNLLRESSKSIQIEAFHVFKLFAANQNKPPDIANILVTNRSKLLRLFADFKTEKEDEQFEADKAQVVKEIAALDPK is encoded by the exons ATGAAGAGTTTATTTAAGTCGAAGCCAAAGACTCCCGCCGATTTGGTACGGCAGACGCGAGATTTGCTCATCTCCCTCGATCTCGGTGGCGCCGAGGGTAAGGAGAGCAAGCGGGACGAGAAG ATGATGGAATTGACCAAACTTATCCGGGAATTGAAGCAAGTCCTATATGGCAACAGTGAATCTGAGCCAGTGGCGGAAGCTTGTGCACAATTGACCAGTGAGTTTTTTAGGGAAAACACTTTGCGCCTGCTAATCATTTGTCTACCCAAGCTGAACTTAGAG gCACGCAAAGATGCTACTCAGGTTGTTGCTAACTTACAGAGACAACAAGTTCAGTCGAGGTTGATTGCGTGTGATTATCTGGAAAAGAATTTAGATCTCTTGGATATATTGATTAAAGG TTATGAGAATACTGATCTATCCTTACATTATGGTGCAATGTTGAGGGAATGCATACGCCACCAAAGTGTTGCAAG GTATGTTTTGGAATCTGAGGGCATGAAGAATTTTTTTGATTATATTCAACTGCCAAATTTTGATATTGCTTCAGATGCCGCTGCCACATTCAAG GAACTATTGACTAGGCACAAGTCAACAGTTGCTGAATTTCTTGCTAAAAATTATGACTGG TTCTTTGCAGAGTATAATAGTAAGCTGCTTGAATCTTCTAACTACATCACTAGAAGGCAAGCAATCAAG CTGCTGGGAGATATGTTGCTAGATCGTTCAAATTCTGCTGTCATGACTCGATATGTTTGTTCGCGGGACAACCTGAGGATCCTCATGAACCTTCTTAGA GAGTCAAGCAAGAGCATTCAGATTGAAGCGTTCCACGTTTTCAAG TTATTCGCAGCAAATCAGAACAAACCCCCAGATATTGCCAATATCCTTGTCACAAATAGAAGCAAGCTTCTACGCCTCTTTGCTGATTTTAAAACTGAGAAAG AGGATGAACAGTTTGAGGCTGATAAAGCCCAAGTGGTCAAAGAAATCGCTGCACTTGATCCCAAGTAA
- the LOC140865244 gene encoding inositol monophosphatase 3-like codes for MATKGSMKDFLSAAVDAAKKAGEIIRFGFHKTKHVEHKGEVDLVTETDKKCEEVIFDYLRSKYPDHKFIGEETTAACGVTELTDEPTWIVDPLDGTTNFVHGFPFVCVSIGLTIGFIPTVGVIYNPIMDELFTAVRGEGAFLNGNPITVSSQTELVKSLLATEAGTNRDKFTLDATTNRINSLLFKVRSLRMSGSCALNLCGVACGRLDMFYEVGFGGPWDVAAGAVIVSEAGGLVFDPSGKEFDVTSRRVAASNSFLKDAFTEALQYNE; via the exons ATGGCTACCAAAG GTTCAATGAAGGATTTCTTGTCTGCAGCCGTGGATGCAGCTAAAAAAGCGGGAGAG ATCATTCGTTTTGGATTTCATAAGACAAAGCATGTGGAGCACAAAGGCGAG GTGGATTTGGTGACAGAGACCGATAAAAAATGTGAAGAAGTCATTTTCGATTATCTGAGATCAAAATATCCTGATCATAAG TTCATTGGAGAAGAAACTACTGCTGCTTGTGGAGTTACTGAATTAACTGATGAACCAACTTGGATTGTTGATCCTCTGGATGGAACTACTAATTTTGTGCACGG GTTTCCATTTGTTTGTGTATCGATCGGATTAACAATCGGGTTTATTCCAACAGTCGGTGTGATATACAATCCCATCATGGATGAG CTTTTTACTGCTGTTCGCGGAGAAGGAGCATTTCTCAATGGAAATCCCATCACAG TGTCTTCTCAAACTGAGCTTGTAAAGTCCCTTCTTGCCACTGAG GCGGGTACAAATCGTGACAAGTTTACTCTCGATGCCACCACTAATAGGATCAATAGCTTACTCTTCAAG GTTAGATCCCTTCGGATGAGTGGTTCTTGTGCCTTAAATCTCTGTGGAGTGGCATGCGGAAGGCTTGATATGTTCTATGAAGTTGGATTTGGAGGACCTTG GGATGTAGCTGCTGGTGCTGTTATTGTGAGTGAAGCTGGAGGACTCGTATTTGATCC CTCCGGCAAGGAATTTGATGTCACATCTCGGCGAGTAGCAGCTTCAAATTCATTTCTGAAGGATGCGTTTACTGAGGCATTGCAATACAATGAGTGA